One genomic region from Vannielia litorea encodes:
- a CDS encoding 3-oxoacid CoA-transferase subunit B — protein sequence MPWDRNQMAARAADELEDGWYVNLGIGIPTLVANYVGDKDITLQSENGMLGMGPFPFEGEEDPDLINAGKQTITELRRTSYFDSATSFGMIRGGKIAAAILGAMEVAENGDLANWMIPGKLVKGMGGAMDLVAGVGRVIVVMDHTNKHGDSKVLKECTLPLTGTGVVDRIITNLGVLDVVEGGLKIVELADGVTEEELRAATQATIV from the coding sequence ATGCCTTGGGATCGCAATCAAATGGCCGCCCGCGCGGCGGATGAGCTCGAAGACGGCTGGTATGTGAACCTCGGCATCGGCATCCCGACGCTCGTGGCAAACTACGTCGGCGACAAGGACATCACCCTGCAATCGGAAAACGGCATGCTCGGCATGGGCCCCTTCCCCTTCGAGGGTGAGGAAGACCCCGACCTGATCAACGCCGGCAAGCAGACCATCACCGAGCTGCGCCGCACCAGCTATTTCGACAGCGCCACCAGCTTCGGCATGATCCGCGGCGGCAAGATTGCCGCGGCGATCCTTGGCGCGATGGAAGTGGCCGAGAACGGCGATCTCGCCAACTGGATGATCCCCGGCAAGCTGGTGAAGGGCATGGGCGGCGCGATGGATCTCGTCGCCGGCGTCGGCCGCGTGATCGTGGTGATGGACCACACCAACAAGCACGGCGACAGCAAGGTGCTGAAGGAATGCACCCTGCCGCTCACCGGCACCGGCGTGGTCGACCGGATCATCACCAACCTCGGCGTGCTCGATGTGGTCGAGGGCGGTCTCAAGATCGTCGAACTCGCCGATGGCGTGACCGAAGAAGAGCTGCGCGCCGCCACTCAGGCCACCATCGTCTAA
- a CDS encoding VOC family protein — translation MKQSIAHIALVVRDYDEAIAFYCETLGFELVEDSYQPEQDKRWVVVRPRGGQTSILLARASKPEQEPFIGNQAGGRVFLFLQTDDFWRDYNDLKAKGVSFERDPKEAPYGTVAVFRDLYGTLWDLVQFTDGPN, via the coding sequence ATGAAACAGAGCATCGCCCACATCGCCCTTGTCGTCCGCGACTATGATGAAGCCATCGCCTTCTACTGCGAGACCCTCGGCTTCGAGCTGGTGGAAGACAGCTACCAGCCCGAGCAAGACAAGCGATGGGTCGTGGTGCGTCCGCGCGGCGGGCAAACATCGATTCTACTGGCCCGCGCGAGCAAGCCAGAGCAGGAGCCCTTCATCGGCAATCAGGCCGGCGGGCGCGTGTTCCTGTTTCTCCAGACCGATGATTTCTGGCGCGATTACAACGACCTCAAGGCCAAGGGCGTGAGCTTCGAGCGCGACCCGAAAGAGGCCCCCTACGGCACTGTCGCCGTCTTCCGCGATCTCTACGGCACGCTGTGGGATCTGGTGCAGTTCACTGACGGTCCAAACTGA
- a CDS encoding response regulator: MTTVLILEDDLEFANLLKMGLVSRGHEAEIVRSSHLAIERLEQGGIGMVLADIYIKESGAPVPDGGLRLTGMITKARLSVRPPDWAKVPVVVITGALPRPGQSEILSVASSLGADGVLAKPFTPDDLHMEMLRLLPEID, encoded by the coding sequence GTGACGACGGTTCTTATTCTGGAAGACGATCTCGAGTTCGCGAACCTGTTGAAGATGGGGCTGGTATCGCGCGGGCACGAGGCGGAGATCGTGCGCTCCTCCCATCTGGCCATCGAACGGCTGGAGCAGGGCGGCATCGGGATGGTGCTGGCGGATATCTACATCAAGGAAAGTGGCGCGCCGGTGCCGGACGGGGGGCTGCGGCTCACCGGGATGATCACCAAGGCGCGGCTTTCGGTGCGCCCGCCGGACTGGGCGAAGGTGCCGGTGGTGGTGATCACCGGGGCGTTGCCGCGACCGGGGCAGTCGGAGATCCTCTCGGTGGCCTCGTCGCTGGGGGCCGATGGGGTGCTGGCCAAGCCCTTCACGCCCGACGATCTGCACATGGAAATGCTGAGGCTGCTGCCCGAGATCGACTAG
- a CDS encoding SDR family NAD(P)-dependent oxidoreductase translates to MTETWILLGAASSMARAMARQLAGEGANLVLAGRDMADLEAQATDLALRGAASAKAARFDARDAATFASIIEAAETLAGEGPINCAVFVGSMPPQEAIDADPSLIDGTVTDSFTGPARFLQMLAPKLEAKGKGLVIGVGSVAGDRGRIGNYVYGAAKSGIATYLSGLRNRLGRSGVHVMTVKPGFVDTAMTWDVEGMFLVASPAQVAAHMLKKGRKGRNVLYTPFFWRYIMAIIRSVPEPIFKKLSV, encoded by the coding sequence ATGACCGAAACATGGATCCTCCTCGGTGCCGCCTCCTCCATGGCCCGCGCCATGGCCCGCCAACTGGCCGGTGAGGGCGCCAACCTCGTGCTTGCAGGCCGCGACATGGCCGATCTGGAGGCACAGGCCACCGACCTCGCCCTGCGCGGCGCCGCCAGCGCAAAGGCCGCCCGGTTCGATGCCCGCGATGCCGCAACCTTCGCCTCGATCATCGAAGCCGCCGAAACCCTTGCCGGAGAAGGCCCGATAAATTGCGCCGTCTTCGTCGGCTCCATGCCCCCGCAAGAGGCTATCGACGCCGACCCATCCCTGATCGACGGCACGGTGACCGACAGTTTCACCGGCCCCGCCCGCTTCCTCCAGATGCTGGCGCCCAAGCTCGAAGCCAAGGGCAAGGGCCTCGTCATCGGCGTCGGCTCTGTGGCAGGCGACCGGGGCCGCATCGGCAACTACGTCTACGGCGCCGCCAAATCGGGCATCGCCACCTACCTCTCCGGCCTGCGCAACCGCCTTGGCCGCTCGGGCGTGCACGTGATGACCGTGAAGCCAGGGTTCGTGGATACGGCGATGACATGGGATGTCGAAGGCATGTTCCTCGTGGCCTCCCCCGCCCAAGTCGCCGCCCACATGCTCAAGAAAGGCCGCAAGGGTCGCAACGTGCTCTACACGCCCTTCTTCTGGCGCTACATCATGGCCATCATCCGCAGCGTCCCTGAGCCGATCTTCAAGAAACTCTCGGTCTGA
- a CDS encoding UbiA family prenyltransferase — MADTKPLVLDVDGTFLKTDLLLENFWAGLGRDPLATLAVSFRHLRQPEKLKAALTGIAPLRTDLMPVNPDIKALAEKSAARGREVVLASASHDSLVKQVAADHGLSDRVFASTGEINLKGAAKAGVLVEAYGEQGFDYAGNAPVDAKVWDHAENVIMVGEQPSVAARLAAKGRNVVTYGGGWRFGDLIKALRPHQWVKNVLLLLPLVAAHEFTWAALLPVLVGIIAFSFAASSIYIVNDLLDLEADRLHKTKCKRPFAAGTVPIGVGMIIAIALGLSSLILAAALNWAFLGIVVLYIATSLAYSLKLKRMRWVDIVVLASLYTIRVVAGAAAGEVAITSAMLVFVFPVFITLGCVKRITELAKAEDDERLPGRGYGRPDRHDLLNVAGIGVFGALLIFFIYTLSPEAKALYPDRWLLWAAMPFLAHWLIRMVRIGWQGKMDYDPIVFAARDRVGLGVMLFTLSLMFWAAKLWQEWFGG, encoded by the coding sequence GTGGCAGACACCAAACCGCTGGTGCTGGATGTCGACGGCACCTTTCTGAAGACGGACCTGCTGCTCGAGAACTTTTGGGCCGGGCTGGGGCGCGACCCGCTGGCGACGCTGGCGGTGAGCTTTCGGCACCTGCGCCAGCCGGAGAAGCTGAAGGCCGCGCTCACCGGGATCGCGCCGCTGCGCACCGATCTGATGCCGGTGAACCCCGACATCAAGGCACTGGCCGAGAAGTCGGCGGCGCGGGGCAGGGAGGTGGTGCTGGCCTCGGCCTCGCACGACTCGCTGGTGAAACAGGTGGCCGCCGACCACGGCCTCTCGGACCGGGTGTTTGCCTCGACCGGCGAGATCAACCTGAAGGGCGCGGCCAAGGCGGGCGTGCTGGTGGAGGCCTACGGCGAACAGGGCTTTGATTACGCGGGCAATGCGCCGGTGGATGCCAAGGTCTGGGACCACGCGGAAAACGTGATCATGGTGGGCGAGCAACCCTCGGTCGCGGCGCGGCTGGCCGCCAAGGGGCGCAACGTGGTGACCTACGGCGGCGGCTGGCGCTTTGGCGACCTGATCAAGGCGCTGCGCCCACACCAATGGGTGAAGAACGTGCTGCTGTTGCTGCCGCTGGTCGCGGCGCATGAGTTCACATGGGCCGCGCTGCTGCCGGTGCTGGTGGGGATCATCGCCTTCTCCTTCGCGGCCTCCTCCATCTACATTGTCAACGACCTGCTCGATCTGGAGGCGGACCGGCTGCACAAGACCAAGTGCAAGCGCCCCTTTGCTGCCGGGACCGTGCCGATCGGGGTGGGGATGATCATCGCCATCGCTCTGGGGCTGTCTTCGCTGATCCTTGCGGCGGCGCTAAACTGGGCCTTCCTCGGGATCGTCGTGCTCTACATCGCCACCTCGCTGGCCTATTCGCTGAAGCTGAAGCGGATGCGATGGGTGGATATCGTGGTGCTGGCCTCGCTCTACACCATCCGCGTGGTCGCGGGCGCCGCGGCGGGGGAGGTTGCGATCACCAGTGCGATGCTGGTCTTCGTCTTCCCGGTGTTCATCACACTGGGTTGCGTGAAGCGGATCACCGAACTGGCAAAGGCAGAGGATGACGAGCGCCTGCCGGGCAGGGGCTATGGCCGGCCCGACCGGCACGACCTGCTGAACGTGGCGGGTATCGGGGTGTTCGGGGCGCTGCTGATCTTTTTCATCTATACGCTCTCGCCGGAGGCCAAGGCGCTCTACCCCGACCGCTGGCTGCTTTGGGCGGCCATGCCGTTTCTGGCCCATTGGCTGATCCGGATGGTGCGGATCGGGTGGCAGGGCAAGATGGATTACGACCCCATCGTCTTTGCCGCCCGCGACCGCGTGGGGTTGGGGGTGATGCTCTTCACCCTGTCACTAATGTTCTGGGCGGCGAAGCTCTGGCAGGAGTGGTTTGGCGGGTAG
- a CDS encoding FAD-binding oxidoreductase gives MSWKKHSWAGWGRVQSATGELARPERSAALAPLATEAPAIGNCRSYGDAALVSEGRAITMTRLDKILLFDEADGVIHVEAGATIADLARILAPKGFLPAVMPGTGFATIGGCIAMDVHGKNHHGAGSFGQHVTEITLASGKVLTPDDPLFKATVGGLGQTGPIASAKLKLLRAKVDVMMVTERRAETLESFLDRLDESEATYTVGWIDATATGEALGRGILEEGETGAGLVPPAKRGRKVPFNAPGWALAAPVVRLFNKLYYGRVPAAGRTLVKPIDDFFFPLDRIHDWNKLYGKKGFHQFQCVVPVTARGTLRSMLEAIATSGLASPLAVLKRMGPGRAGHLSFPMEGYTLAVDFRNRTGTRGLISELIAEAKAAGGRIYFAKDSVARAEDIPGMYPELAEWAEAVNAGDPEHHYETDLTKRLSLRSAK, from the coding sequence ATGAGCTGGAAAAAACATAGCTGGGCAGGCTGGGGCCGGGTCCAATCGGCCACCGGCGAGCTGGCCCGCCCCGAGCGCAGTGCCGCCCTCGCGCCGCTGGCCACCGAGGCCCCCGCCATCGGCAATTGCCGGTCTTACGGCGATGCCGCGCTGGTCAGCGAAGGCCGCGCCATCACCATGACCCGGCTCGACAAGATCCTGTTGTTCGATGAGGCCGACGGGGTGATCCATGTCGAGGCCGGGGCCACCATCGCCGACCTCGCCCGCATTCTCGCGCCCAAGGGCTTTCTGCCCGCCGTCATGCCCGGCACCGGCTTCGCCACCATCGGCGGCTGCATCGCGATGGACGTACACGGCAAAAACCACCACGGCGCAGGCAGCTTTGGCCAGCACGTCACCGAGATCACGCTGGCGAGCGGCAAGGTGCTCACCCCCGACGATCCGCTCTTCAAGGCCACCGTGGGTGGTCTCGGCCAGACCGGCCCGATTGCCTCCGCCAAGCTCAAGCTGCTGCGCGCCAAGGTCGATGTGATGATGGTCACCGAGCGCCGGGCCGAGACCCTTGAGAGCTTCCTCGACCGGCTCGACGAAAGCGAAGCCACCTACACCGTCGGCTGGATCGACGCCACCGCCACCGGCGAGGCCCTCGGGCGCGGTATCCTCGAAGAGGGTGAAACCGGCGCTGGCCTCGTGCCCCCTGCCAAGCGTGGCCGCAAGGTGCCATTCAACGCCCCCGGCTGGGCGCTCGCCGCCCCCGTGGTGCGGCTCTTCAACAAGCTCTACTATGGCCGCGTCCCCGCCGCCGGGCGCACGCTGGTCAAACCGATCGACGATTTCTTCTTCCCGCTCGACCGCATCCACGACTGGAACAAGCTCTACGGCAAGAAGGGCTTCCACCAGTTCCAATGCGTTGTGCCCGTCACCGCGCGCGGCACCTTGCGCTCCATGCTCGAGGCCATCGCCACCTCCGGCCTCGCCTCCCCGCTGGCGGTGCTCAAGCGCATGGGTCCGGGCCGCGCCGGGCACCTCAGCTTCCCGATGGAGGGCTACACGCTGGCCGTCGATTTCCGCAACCGCACCGGCACCCGCGGGCTGATCTCCGAACTGATCGCTGAGGCCAAGGCCGCAGGCGGGCGCATCTACTTCGCCAAGGACTCCGTGGCACGGGCCGAGGACATCCCCGGCATGTATCCCGAGCTTGCCGAATGGGCCGAGGCCGTCAATGCCGGCGACCCCGAGCACCATTACGAGACCGACCTGACCAAACGCCTGAGCCTCAGGAGCGCCAAATGA
- a CDS encoding PAS domain-containing sensor histidine kinase, translating into MPKRRSAGGMLLAGVLAVLATIVTFAISLTSLQARIASIQQVELRFETTAQELLATVGFAGLIHDFKNCVIRGGAEPAYCDATEARAAEALVLLAELEASATAGGVALEAAPILEMVEAYRSRVPQVRAGHVAGRPAEQIDAAVRWDDEPSARAFSAIIETTSRQINARVEGLYRDTFIQYTLAILVLLCIGGWLLFAIRTESRAARERESQLTAVFSAVAGGLVAFDAEGRIALANPAAADMLDLPDQPTPFDWPAHVEITWAEASAAGRTEPPLSTAHTGGRLHEDLCHLRLSAPSSRPDRLLRVSAARLDLPGLGLRNVLTMEDVSEQEQQRKRIERVARLDALGQLTGGIAHDFNNHLATILYAVDLAAREVESERGQVLLQSALRTVERGRELTDRLLSFASRHPGTPRAERVEAVFTGLRPLAEAALPAMITIEFSQAEPDLKLLCDLGQLENAVLNIILNARDAILSSGMGSHLRVHARSITLPAGRIGDRQAGATPGTGESHRYVELSVTDDGPGMTAEVRTRATEPFFTTKPLGEGTGLGLAMAYGFARQSRGDLTIYSEEGHGTAVRLILPRADATEDRREEPVPPPNILPARGESILLAEDDEELRTTMVIMLEDMGYRVEAAANAAAALEIVERGTPIDLALCDVIMPGEMNGIDLAKRLLARDPERPVLLMSGYAGLISGEDAESDLPILRKPCMPAELSRALRAALGE; encoded by the coding sequence ATGCCCAAACGGCGCAGCGCAGGCGGGATGCTTCTGGCGGGGGTGCTGGCCGTGCTGGCCACCATCGTCACCTTCGCCATCTCGCTCACCAGCCTGCAGGCCCGCATCGCCTCCATTCAGCAGGTCGAACTGCGCTTCGAGACCACTGCACAAGAGCTTCTGGCCACCGTCGGCTTTGCCGGGCTGATCCACGACTTCAAGAACTGCGTGATACGCGGCGGGGCCGAGCCCGCCTATTGCGACGCCACCGAGGCTCGCGCCGCCGAGGCTCTGGTGTTGCTGGCCGAGCTGGAGGCCTCCGCCACGGCGGGCGGCGTTGCGCTCGAAGCCGCCCCGATCCTCGAGATGGTCGAGGCCTACCGCTCCCGCGTGCCACAGGTGCGCGCGGGCCATGTCGCCGGACGGCCCGCCGAACAAATCGACGCCGCCGTGCGCTGGGATGATGAGCCGAGCGCCCGCGCCTTCTCCGCCATCATCGAAACCACGAGCCGCCAGATCAACGCCCGCGTCGAGGGGCTCTACCGCGACACCTTCATCCAATACACCCTCGCCATCCTCGTGCTGCTCTGCATCGGCGGCTGGCTGCTCTTCGCCATCCGCACCGAGAGCCGCGCCGCCCGCGAACGCGAGAGCCAGCTCACCGCGGTCTTCTCCGCCGTGGCGGGCGGTTTGGTGGCCTTCGACGCCGAGGGCCGCATCGCGCTGGCCAACCCCGCCGCGGCAGACATGCTGGACCTCCCCGATCAGCCCACGCCCTTCGACTGGCCCGCGCATGTCGAGATCACATGGGCCGAGGCCTCCGCCGCAGGCCGCACCGAGCCGCCGCTCTCCACCGCGCACACGGGCGGGCGGTTGCACGAGGACCTCTGCCACCTGCGCCTCTCCGCCCCCTCCAGCCGGCCTGACCGGCTGCTGCGCGTCAGCGCCGCCCGCCTCGATCTGCCGGGCCTCGGGCTGCGCAACGTGCTGACGATGGAAGACGTGAGCGAGCAGGAGCAACAGCGCAAAAGGATCGAGCGCGTGGCCCGGCTCGATGCCCTCGGCCAACTCACCGGCGGCATCGCGCATGACTTCAACAACCACCTCGCCACCATCCTCTACGCCGTCGACCTTGCCGCGCGCGAGGTCGAAAGCGAGCGCGGGCAGGTCCTGCTGCAAAGCGCCCTGCGCACCGTGGAGCGCGGCCGCGAACTGACCGATCGCCTGCTCTCCTTCGCCAGCCGCCACCCCGGTACCCCCCGCGCTGAGCGGGTCGAGGCCGTGTTCACCGGCCTGCGCCCCCTGGCCGAGGCCGCCCTGCCCGCCATGATCACCATCGAGTTTTCGCAGGCGGAGCCCGATCTGAAGCTGCTCTGCGATCTCGGCCAGCTCGAAAACGCTGTGTTGAACATCATCCTCAACGCCCGCGATGCCATCCTCTCCTCCGGCATGGGCAGCCACCTGCGCGTACATGCCCGCTCGATCACCCTGCCCGCAGGCCGCATCGGCGACAGGCAGGCGGGCGCCACCCCCGGCACGGGCGAGTCGCACCGCTACGTCGAGCTTTCGGTCACCGATGACGGGCCAGGGATGACGGCAGAGGTCCGCACCCGCGCCACCGAGCCCTTCTTCACAACCAAGCCGCTGGGCGAGGGCACCGGCCTCGGCCTCGCCATGGCCTACGGCTTCGCCCGCCAGTCCCGCGGCGACCTGACGATCTACTCCGAAGAGGGTCACGGCACCGCCGTCCGCCTGATCCTGCCCCGCGCCGATGCAACCGAGGATCGCCGCGAAGAGCCGGTGCCCCCGCCCAATATCCTGCCAGCACGGGGCGAGAGCATCCTGCTGGCAGAGGATGACGAAGAGCTGCGCACCACGATGGTCATCATGCTCGAAGACATGGGTTACCGGGTCGAAGCTGCGGCCAACGCCGCCGCAGCCCTTGAGATCGTCGAGCGCGGCACCCCGATCGACCTCGCGCTTTGTGATGTGATCATGCCAGGCGAGATGAACGGGATAGATCTCGCCAAGCGCCTGCTCGCGCGCGACCCCGAGCGCCCCGTGCTCCTGATGTCAGGCTATGCCGGGCTCATCTCGGGCGAGGACGCCGAGAGCGATCTGCCGATCCTGCGCAAACCCTGCATGCCCGCCGAGCTCTCCCGCGCCCTGCGGGCCGCCCTCGGGGAGTGA
- a CDS encoding YbhN family protein gives MATSSSSPGTKRRPGLPRVGRELYFVLVLLGLFALGFLGLALAGGWEESWEQVMQLSVLQLAALLALSLVNYLFRGLRWHLFACRLGIPLGLRANIRHFLGGFAMTATPGRVGELVRMRWISREAGWPFTRSAPLVLVDRASDLAAMGLILAGALSLSTMGIKGALTVAVLALVAAVVATRPALLTALVTLAYRTTGWLPRLFARIRSAARSLKEFSTAPVIAGSLTLGLAGWVAEGYAFHLLLGWMGADIGFFNAVAIFVFSTLAGGLTGAPGGVGGAEAAMIALLKLHGIPLEVSVPATAVIRVTTLWFAIGLGLLVFPFAERASLKAKSKAVA, from the coding sequence ATGGCGACGAGCAGCTCATCTCCCGGCACCAAACGGCGCCCCGGCCTGCCCCGCGTGGGGCGGGAGCTTTACTTTGTGCTCGTGCTTCTCGGTCTCTTCGCCCTCGGCTTCCTTGGCCTCGCCCTCGCGGGCGGCTGGGAGGAGAGCTGGGAGCAGGTCATGCAGCTCTCGGTGCTGCAACTCGCCGCCCTGCTGGCCCTCAGCCTCGTCAACTACCTCTTCCGTGGCCTGCGCTGGCACCTCTTCGCCTGCCGCCTCGGCATCCCGCTCGGCCTACGCGCCAACATCCGCCACTTCCTCGGCGGCTTCGCGATGACGGCCACGCCGGGCCGGGTTGGCGAACTGGTGCGGATGCGCTGGATCAGCCGTGAGGCGGGTTGGCCCTTCACCCGCTCCGCACCCCTCGTGCTGGTCGACCGTGCTTCCGACCTCGCCGCAATGGGCCTTATCCTCGCGGGCGCGCTTTCGCTCTCCACGATGGGCATCAAGGGCGCGCTCACCGTCGCCGTACTGGCACTGGTCGCCGCCGTCGTCGCCACCCGCCCGGCCCTGCTGACCGCGCTGGTCACGTTGGCCTACCGCACCACCGGCTGGCTGCCCCGGCTCTTTGCCCGCATCCGCTCCGCCGCCCGCTCGCTCAAGGAGTTCTCCACCGCGCCGGTGATCGCAGGCTCGCTCACGCTGGGCCTCGCAGGCTGGGTGGCCGAGGGCTATGCCTTCCACCTGCTGCTGGGCTGGATGGGCGCCGATATCGGCTTCTTCAACGCCGTGGCGATCTTCGTGTTTTCCACCCTCGCGGGCGGCCTCACCGGTGCGCCCGGTGGCGTTGGCGGGGCGGAGGCGGCGATGATCGCGCTGCTCAAGCTGCACGGAATCCCGCTGGAGGTCTCGGTGCCCGCCACCGCGGTCATCCGCGTCACAACTCTCTGGTTCGCCATCGGCCTCGGGCTTCTGGTCTTTCCCTTCGCCGAGCGGGCCTCTCTCAAGGCAAAATCCAAGGCAGTCGCATGA
- a CDS encoding CoA transferase subunit A gives MQKVYGSAAEALDGLLFDGMFIAAGGFGLCGIPELLIDAIVESGTKDLTIASNNCGVDGFGLGKLLDTKQIKKMLSSYVGENAEFMRQYLSGELELEFNPQGTLAERMRAGGCGIPGFYTATGVGTVIAEGKEVKSFGGKDYILEEGIFADVAIVKAWKADETGNCVFRKTARNFNPPAAMCGKVCVMEVEEIVPTGSLDPDHIHLPGIYVHRIIQGEHEKRIEQRTTRKKEDA, from the coding sequence ATGCAAAAAGTCTACGGCTCCGCGGCGGAGGCGCTCGACGGCCTCCTGTTCGACGGCATGTTCATCGCGGCGGGCGGTTTCGGCCTCTGCGGCATCCCCGAGCTTCTGATCGACGCCATCGTGGAGAGCGGCACCAAGGATCTGACGATCGCCTCCAACAACTGTGGCGTCGACGGTTTTGGTCTCGGCAAGCTGCTCGATACCAAGCAGATCAAGAAGATGCTCAGCTCCTACGTGGGCGAGAACGCCGAGTTCATGCGGCAGTATCTCTCCGGCGAGCTGGAGCTTGAGTTCAACCCGCAGGGCACCCTTGCCGAGCGCATGCGCGCCGGCGGCTGCGGCATCCCCGGCTTCTACACCGCCACCGGCGTCGGCACGGTGATCGCCGAGGGCAAGGAAGTGAAGAGCTTCGGCGGCAAGGATTACATCCTTGAAGAGGGCATCTTCGCCGATGTCGCAATCGTCAAGGCCTGGAAGGCCGACGAGACCGGCAACTGCGTCTTCCGCAAGACCGCCCGCAACTTCAACCCGCCGGCGGCCATGTGCGGCAAGGTCTGCGTGATGGAGGTCGAAGAGATCGTGCCCACCGGCAGCCTCGACCCCGACCACATCCACCTGCCCGGCATCTACGTGCATCGCATCATTCAGGGCGAGCACGAAAAGCGGATCGAGCAGCGCACTACGCGCAAGAAGGAGGACGCATAA